In Musa acuminata AAA Group cultivar baxijiao chromosome BXJ2-10, Cavendish_Baxijiao_AAA, whole genome shotgun sequence, a genomic segment contains:
- the LOC135624870 gene encoding uncharacterized protein LOC135624870 — protein MDDRLGLFGYSLNVPSRNAFRILAQNQTDTTLRIGSPGSACLDFLNSKGIKRKWCDFDGSGMGKASLALDLGRPSSSSDSSKKSSATACTMSSVKETDDGSSMDLGLNFDLYLGSENTDSTKKPALAVSKMMNIEPNFDVQLSLSIGPSESVITGVTPVSVHHDYILDNPITASQMSALDEGSTSSRWKNGNKLLPYINSIDKTSSFFPDGMNYAKFCLEQQDCSSSTMTQMLKNSVAASGVTQTQQRNSNIKNCQFPGCAKGARGASGLCIAHGGGRRCQKDGCHKGAEGRTIFCKAHGGGKRCQYLGCTKSAEGRTDCCIAHGGGRRCSHEGCTKASRGKSGLCIRHGGGKRCQRENCTKSAEGHSGLCIAHGGGRRCKYPECTKGAQGSTNFCKAHGGGKRCTYLGCTKGAEGCTPFCKAHGGGKRCAFQGGCTKSVHGGTQFCVAHGGGKRCAVPNCTKSARGKTDFCVRHGGGKRCKTEGCGKSAQGSTDFCKAHGGGNRCTWGQPGSNIGTDGAPCDRFARGKLGLCAAHTALVEDHCVHGGHQLVTVNSEHQIPSKPEKMKEIVDPDRFLEIENRKNMTFGWSGIHQTEYIHPTNPLNSMMASLPEGRVHGGSLVAMLVSNAGLGGDSASQVDDGNSKVDVGNSKPGIPHIMGGKWV, from the coding sequence ATGGATGATAGGCTTGGGCTTTTTGGATATAGTTTGAATGTCCCATCCAGAAATGCTTTTAGGATTTTGGCTCAAAATCAGACTGATACCACATTGCGGATTGGCTCTCCTGGTTCAGCCTGTCTGGATTTTCTAAATTCAAAAGGGATAAAGAGGAAGTGGTGTGATTTTGATGGAAGTGGTATGGGAAAGGCTTCCTTAGCCCTAGATTTAGGCCGACCATCAAGTTCTTCAGATAGCAGCAAGAAGAGCTCTGCAACAGCTTGCACCATGTCTTCAGTCAAGGAAACCGACGACGGGTCCTCCATGGATCTTGGATTAAATTTTGATCTTTACCTTGGTAGTGAAAATACAGACAGCACAAAGAAACCTGCTCTTGCTGTTTCAAAGATGATGAATATTGAGCCTAACTTTGACGTTCAGTTAAGTTTATCCATAGGCCCATCTGAATCAGTTATTACTGGTGTAACTCCAGTCTCAGTTCATCATGATTATATCTTGGACAACCCAATAACTGCTAGTCAGATGTCAGCACTTGATGAAGGATCTACATCATCTCGTTGGAAGAATGGGAATAAATTATTGCCATATATAAATAGCATTGATAAAACTAGTAGTTTTTTCCCTGATGGAATGAATTATGCCAAATTTTGTCTTGAACAGCAAGATTGCTCTTCTTCAACCATGACTCAAATGCTGAAAAATTCAGTTGCCGCTTCCGGGGTTACTCAAACACAACAACGCAATAGTAACATAAAAAATTGTCAGTTTCCAGGATGTGCAAAAGGAGCCAGGGGTGCTTCTGGGCTATGCATAGCCCATGGTGGTGGTCGGAGGTGCCAGAAAGATGGCTGTCACAAAGGAGCTGAGGGCAGAACCATCTTTTGCAAAGCCCATGGGGGTGGCAAGCGATGCCAGTACCTTGGCTGCACCAAGAGTGCTGAAGGCCGCACCGACTGCTGCATTGCTCATGGTGGTGGCCGTAGATGCAGCCACGAAGGCTGCACTAAAGCATCAAGAGGAAAATCTGGTCTTTGTATAAGACATGGTGGTGGCAAGAGATGCCAAAGAGAGAATTGCACCAAGAGTGCAGAAGGTCATTCTGGCTTATGCATCGCCCATGGGGGTGGACGGCGTTGCAAATATCCTGAATGTACGAAGGGTGCACAGGGCAGCACAAATTTCTGCAAGGCACATGGTGGAGGTAAGAGGTGCACATACTTGGGTTGCACGAAAGGGGCTGAAGGATGCACACCCTTCTGCAAAGCACATGGTGGAGGGAAGCGCTGTGCATTTCAAGGTGGTTGTACAAAGAGCGTGCATGGTGGTACCCAGTTCTGTGTAGCTCACGGTGGTGGGAAAAGGTGTGCTGTGCCGAATTGCACCAAAAGTGCCAGAGGAAAGACAGATTTCTGTGTACGTCATGGTGGTGGTAAGAGATGCAAGACTGAGGGTTGTGGAAAGAGCGCTCAGGGTAGCACTGATTTCTGCAAGGCACATGGGGGAGGTAACCGCTGTACGTGGGGCCAACCTGGGTCCAACATTGGTACTGATGGCGCCCCTTGTGACCGATTTGCTAGGGGGAAGCTCGGCCTCTGTGCTGCACACACTGCACTGGTGGAAGATCACTGTGTCCATGGTGGGCATCAACTGGTCACTGTGAATTCCGAGCATCAGATACCCAGCAAACCTGAGAAGATGAAAGAGATTGTTGATCCCGATAGGTTCTTGGAGATAGAAAATCGAAAGAATATGACCTTTGGCTGGAGCGGGATTCATCAGACAGAATATATTCATCCTACAAACCCTCTTAATTCTATGATGGCTTCTCTTCCAGAAGGTAGAGTGCATGGTGGGAGTCTTGTAGCAATGCTTGTTAGCAATGCAGGTCTCGGTGGTGATTCTGCAAGCCAAGTTGATGATGGTAATTCCAAAGTTGATGTTGGTAATTCCAAACCAGGGATTCCACACATTATGGGTGGCAAGTGGGTCTGA
- the LOC104000816 gene encoding probable membrane-associated kinase regulator 2 — protein sequence MESFSLLKYWRDGGGGATVAAAIRSSISTAAADFPHPVSATSDDGGEDDDEGPFFDLEFTALSVDDGGSDDGSGAESEGELNFELSPVGSGVGRGGECDGIRAEGLSPSDGLFFKGKLVPLEPSSPMIAASEPENKPHVPVVSLLKPAAKFRVFLTRLRRPKPTAAKPDTAVGIASPKQQPQRHQNRFFVKFKAEDVPIISLFARDNSPRNSTTDGVANPPGDTAASVPAAVVAAEEKRYAREVVHKYLNMIKRSRKQGEKPKRPGEPSPPKTGPGAEEPQEAAPALAAGVAEDKGLPAGLRMVGKRPGKNRPASAAVAAVPSPPPQRRDDSLLEQQDGIQSAIAHCKRSFTAPDKDTQALTHPILDRFTAGDF from the coding sequence ATGGAATCGTTCAGCCTCCTCAAGTACTGGcgcgacggcggcggcggagcCACCGTCGCCGCCGCCATTCGCTCTTccatctccaccgccgccgccgactTCCCCCATCCCGTCTCGGCGACATCGGATGATGGCGGCGAAGACGACGACGAAGGCCCCTTCTTCGACCTCGAGTTCACCGCCCTTTCCGTCGATGATGGCGGGTCCGATGACGGCTCTGGGGCGGAGTCGGAGGGTGAGCTGAACTTCGAGCTGAGCCCTGTCGGCAGCGGCGTCGGAAGAGGAGGAGAATGTGACGGCATCCGTGCTGAGGGTCTATCCCCCTCTGACGGCCTCTTCTTCAAGGGAAAGCTCGTCCCTTTGGAGCCCTCTTCGCCAATGATCGCTGCATCCGAGCCCGAAAACAAACCCCACGTCCCGGTAGTCTCCCTCCTCAAACCCGCCGCCAAGTTTCGTGTCTTCTTAACCCGGCTCCGTCGGCCCAAACCCACCGCGGCGAAGCCGGACACCGCCGTGGGCATTGCGTCGCCGAAGCAGCAACCTCAGCGGCATCAGAACAGGTTCTTCGTCAAGTTTAAGGCGGAAGACGTGCCCATCATCTCGCTATTCGCACGAGACAACAGCCCCCGGAACTCCACCACCGACGGGGTCGCAAATCCGCCGGGGGACACCGCCGCCAGCGTCCCCGCGGCGGTTGTAGCAGCGGAGGAGAAGAGGTACGCGAGGGAAGTCGTCCATAAGTACCTCAACATGATCAAGCGTTCCAGGAAGCAGGGTGAGAAGCCGAAACGTCCCGGAGAGCCATCGCCGCCGAAGACTGGGCCCGGGGCGGAGGAGCCACAGGAAGCAGCTCCAGCGCTCGCAGCGGGCGTGGCCGAGGACAAGGGACTCCCAGCCGGGCTGAGGATGGTCGGGAAGCGGCCAGGCAAGAACCGGCCGGCGTCAGCAGCCGTGGCCGCGGTCCCTTCACCGCCACCGCAGCGACGCGACGACTCGCTCCTGGAGCAGCAGGACGGGATCCAGAGCGCCATCGCGCACTGCAAGCGTTCGTTCACCGCCCCGGACAAAGACACGCAAGCGCTGACGCACCCCATCCTGGATCGATTCACCGCCGGTGACTTCTAG